Proteins encoded within one genomic window of Chitinophaga parva:
- a CDS encoding S8 family serine peptidase, with protein MQLPMMPYRLLVLLLFFPLATRAQAPRYVISFTDKGHSPYSISNPSPYLSARALERRQRMHLDIDSTDLPVTAAYTDSLLAAGNVKLLYTSRWFNQAIIQTSDAAALQKILQMPFVKSSSAAMQRTNANVYTSKFNSQRTAAITETAPSDYGNGYTQIHLHNGGYLHNKGYTGQGMLIAVLDEGFPGVDTNAGFAALRNANGIVQTFGFSTADANVYASGIHGAECLSIMAAHLPGQLIGTAPDARYALYQTEEAATEQPIEENNWAAAAERADSLGADIISSSLGYSTFDNPAYDYTYADMNGRTSLVSKAATMAARKGMIVVNANGNEGSTAWHYLTTPADADSILAVGAVTSTRMPAAFSGYGPAADGRIKPDVAAMGQATALLNTNGSVVTGNGTSFATPVMAGLVACLWQAYPQVSNIRLLQVIRACSDHYTAPDSRVGYGIPDFKLAFDTLAKVTAADSALIAQRLDNGTLRALPNPFTTTLHIYYAAHGNDPVQLALYNALGQLVRRQTVAAPANGLGTTEWNDTGSLAPGPYFLHYVQGSARAGTKLIKLNQ; from the coding sequence ATGCAACTGCCTATGATGCCTTACCGGCTACTGGTACTCCTCCTCTTTTTCCCATTGGCCACACGGGCCCAGGCCCCACGTTACGTCATCAGTTTCACGGACAAGGGTCATTCCCCCTACAGCATTTCCAATCCCTCCCCCTACCTGTCTGCCCGCGCCCTGGAACGCCGCCAGCGCATGCATCTGGACATAGACAGTACAGACCTCCCGGTTACTGCTGCCTATACAGACAGCCTGCTGGCCGCCGGCAATGTAAAGCTGCTCTATACCTCCCGCTGGTTTAACCAGGCCATCATCCAGACCAGCGATGCCGCCGCCCTGCAAAAGATCCTGCAAATGCCCTTTGTAAAAAGCAGCAGCGCCGCCATGCAGCGTACTAACGCTAATGTATATACGTCAAAATTCAACAGCCAGCGCACTGCCGCCATCACTGAAACCGCCCCTTCCGACTACGGTAACGGCTATACGCAGATACACCTGCATAACGGGGGATACCTGCACAACAAGGGCTACACCGGCCAGGGCATGCTCATTGCCGTGCTGGACGAGGGTTTCCCGGGGGTGGATACCAATGCCGGTTTTGCGGCGCTGCGCAATGCAAATGGGATTGTACAGACCTTTGGCTTCAGCACTGCCGATGCCAATGTGTACGCCAGCGGCATCCACGGTGCAGAATGCCTGTCCATCATGGCGGCCCACCTGCCGGGACAACTCATTGGCACCGCCCCGGATGCCCGGTACGCCCTCTATCAAACCGAGGAAGCCGCCACGGAACAGCCCATCGAAGAAAACAACTGGGCCGCCGCCGCTGAGCGGGCCGATAGCCTGGGCGCCGATATTATTTCTTCCTCCCTGGGCTACAGCACTTTTGATAACCCTGCCTATGATTACACCTACGCAGACATGAATGGCCGTACCAGCCTGGTGTCCAAGGCCGCTACCATGGCGGCCCGCAAAGGCATGATCGTGGTAAATGCCAACGGCAACGAAGGCAGCACCGCCTGGCATTACCTCACCACGCCAGCGGATGCCGACAGCATCCTGGCCGTAGGTGCCGTAACCAGCACCCGCATGCCGGCAGCATTTTCCGGCTACGGACCGGCGGCAGACGGGCGCATAAAGCCGGATGTAGCAGCCATGGGCCAGGCCACCGCCCTGCTCAATACCAATGGCAGCGTAGTGACCGGCAACGGCACCTCCTTTGCAACGCCCGTGATGGCAGGCTTGGTGGCTTGCCTCTGGCAGGCATATCCCCAGGTGAGCAACATCCGCCTCCTCCAGGTGATCCGCGCCTGTAGTGACCATTACACAGCACCGGATAGCCGCGTGGGTTACGGCATTCCCGATTTTAAACTGGCCTTTGATACCCTGGCTAAGGTCACCGCGGCAGACAGTGCCCTCATTGCCCAGCGGCTGGACAATGGCACTTTGCGCGCCCTGCCCAATCCCTTCACTACTACCCTGCACATCTACTACGCCGCCCATGGCAATGACCCGGTGCAACTGGCCCTCTACAATGCCCTGGGCCAGCTGGTACGCCGGCAAACGGTGGCCGCACCTGCAAATGGCCTGGGCACCACGGAGTGGAACGATACCGGTAGCCTGGCTCCTGGCCCGTATTTCCTGCACTACGTGCAAGGCTCTGCGAGGGCCGGCACTAAACTCATCAAGCTAAATCAATAA
- the mnmA gene encoding tRNA 2-thiouridine(34) synthase MnmA, whose product MSKHGKVLVAMSGGIDSTVTALMLHEQGYEVVGITMKTWDYASAGSSKKETGCCNLDSFNDARAAAVHHGFPHFVLDIRDEFGDFVINNFVDEYLAGRTPNPCVLCNTHIKWRALLKRADAMDCAFIATGHYGQIREEDGRYILSKGLDETKDQSYVLWGLQQDVLKRTLLPLGKYRKTGIRQMAHDFGYPELAKKAESYEICFVPDNDYRGFLKRKVDGLEEQVDGGNFVLRNGTIVGKHKGYPFYTIGQRKGLDIALGKPVFVTEIIPETNTVVLGDEADLGRSEALVAGMNWIKYDGVTDGMEAVTKIRYKSPGALSNLYNEDGRIKVRFYEEVKSIAPGQSAVFYDGDDVIGGGIIQRMPKLD is encoded by the coding sequence ATGAGTAAACACGGTAAAGTGCTGGTAGCCATGAGTGGCGGTATTGATAGTACCGTTACCGCGCTGATGCTGCATGAACAGGGCTATGAAGTGGTGGGCATCACCATGAAAACCTGGGACTACGCATCTGCAGGCAGTAGCAAAAAAGAAACCGGCTGTTGTAATCTCGATTCCTTTAACGATGCCCGCGCCGCCGCTGTGCATCACGGTTTCCCGCACTTTGTGCTGGATATCCGCGATGAATTTGGCGACTTTGTGATCAATAATTTCGTAGACGAATACCTGGCCGGCCGTACGCCCAATCCTTGCGTACTTTGTAACACCCACATCAAATGGCGCGCCCTCCTGAAACGGGCAGACGCCATGGATTGTGCATTCATCGCTACGGGCCACTATGGCCAGATCCGCGAGGAAGACGGCCGCTATATACTGAGCAAAGGCCTGGACGAAACCAAGGATCAAAGCTATGTGCTCTGGGGCCTGCAGCAGGATGTACTGAAACGCACCCTGCTTCCCCTGGGTAAATACCGCAAAACAGGGATCCGCCAGATGGCCCACGATTTCGGTTACCCGGAACTGGCCAAGAAAGCAGAAAGCTACGAGATCTGTTTTGTACCGGACAATGACTACCGCGGCTTCCTGAAACGCAAGGTAGACGGGCTGGAAGAGCAGGTGGACGGTGGTAATTTTGTACTGCGCAATGGCACCATCGTAGGCAAGCATAAAGGCTATCCTTTCTACACCATTGGCCAGCGCAAGGGCCTGGACATTGCCCTGGGCAAACCGGTATTTGTAACCGAGATCATCCCGGAAACCAACACCGTGGTGCTGGGCGATGAGGCGGACCTGGGCAGGTCTGAAGCCCTGGTGGCCGGTATGAACTGGATCAAGTACGACGGCGTTACCGATGGCATGGAAGCAGTGACCAAGATCCGCTACAAAAGCCCCGGCGCCCTGAGTAACCTGTATAATGAAGACGGCAGGATCAAAGTGCGCTTCTATGAAGAAGTGAAAAGCATAGCCCCCGGCCAGTCTGCCGTGTTCTATGATGGAGATGATGTAATAGGCGGCGGCATTATACAGCGCATGCCCAAACTGGACTAA
- a CDS encoding UxaA family hydrolase, with translation MNTFLQIHPLDNVLVALQDLEQGTQISFEGATISLLQKVPAKHKFLVQPLQPGDAIRMYGVTVGKTLRALSTGELITTENIQHDANAFHEKDSNTQWQAPDISKWQTRTFQGYTRPDGQAGTRNYWLVIPLVFCENRNVQVIKTAFEKGLGFAPEEIYNEQVNDLVNFYKNNNLEAIRNYAPVPPAARPKRHPLFANIDGIKFLSHEGGCGGTRQDAEALCALLAGYIHHPNVAGATILSLGCQHAQVSLLQAALDKLHAQKPLLIFEQQRSQSEFHMLSQAIRDTFLALVEANKLERTPQPLSKLTVGLECGGSDGFSGISANPAVGHASDLLVALGGKSILSEFPELCGVEQELINRCVNSEVAGKFIRLMRTYEAAAKQVGSGFDMNPSPGNIRDGLITDAIKSAGAAKKGGTSPITAVLDYTEYATQPGLNLLCTPGNDVESTSAEVGSGANVVLFTTGLGTPTGNPIAPVIKLATNTRLATRMPDIIDIDTGSIISGQRTIPQVGEDILEWIIRTASGEVQTKAEQLHQDDFIPWKRGVSL, from the coding sequence ATGAACACGTTTTTACAAATACATCCGCTGGATAATGTATTGGTAGCGTTGCAAGACCTGGAGCAAGGAACGCAGATCAGCTTTGAAGGGGCCACCATCTCCCTGTTACAAAAAGTGCCCGCCAAGCATAAATTCCTCGTACAGCCCCTGCAACCCGGTGATGCCATCCGCATGTACGGCGTTACCGTAGGCAAAACCCTCCGCGCACTCAGCACCGGTGAATTGATCACCACCGAAAATATTCAACACGACGCAAACGCCTTCCACGAAAAAGACAGTAACACCCAGTGGCAGGCGCCGGATATCAGCAAGTGGCAAACCCGCACCTTCCAGGGCTATACCCGCCCCGACGGACAAGCCGGAACCCGCAACTACTGGCTGGTAATTCCCCTGGTATTTTGCGAGAACCGCAACGTGCAGGTGATCAAAACAGCCTTTGAAAAAGGCCTGGGCTTTGCCCCCGAAGAGATCTACAACGAGCAGGTGAATGACCTGGTAAATTTTTATAAAAACAACAACCTGGAGGCCATCCGCAATTACGCGCCGGTGCCACCAGCCGCCCGGCCCAAACGGCATCCGCTTTTTGCCAACATTGATGGCATCAAGTTCCTCAGCCACGAAGGCGGCTGCGGCGGCACCCGCCAGGACGCGGAGGCCCTCTGCGCCCTGCTGGCCGGCTACATTCACCACCCTAACGTGGCCGGGGCCACCATCCTCAGCCTGGGCTGCCAGCACGCGCAGGTATCCCTGCTGCAGGCTGCCCTTGACAAGCTGCACGCCCAAAAGCCCCTGCTCATTTTTGAACAGCAAAGGAGCCAGTCGGAATTTCACATGCTCTCCCAGGCCATCCGGGACACTTTCCTGGCCCTGGTGGAGGCCAATAAACTGGAGCGCACGCCGCAGCCCCTCTCCAAACTGACGGTGGGCCTGGAATGCGGGGGCTCCGATGGCTTTTCCGGCATTTCTGCCAATCCCGCAGTGGGCCATGCCTCTGACCTGCTGGTAGCCCTGGGAGGCAAGTCCATCCTCTCTGAATTTCCCGAACTGTGCGGTGTGGAGCAGGAACTGATCAACCGTTGCGTGAACAGTGAAGTGGCGGGCAAGTTCATCCGCCTCATGCGCACCTACGAAGCCGCCGCCAAACAGGTGGGCTCTGGCTTTGATATGAACCCCTCACCCGGTAACATCCGCGATGGCCTTATCACTGACGCCATCAAAAGTGCAGGCGCTGCCAAAAAAGGCGGCACCTCGCCCATCACCGCAGTGCTGGATTACACGGAATACGCCACCCAGCCCGGCCTCAACCTGCTTTGCACCCCCGGCAATGACGTGGAAAGCACCTCTGCAGAAGTAGGCTCCGGTGCCAATGTGGTACTCTTCACCACCGGCCTGGGCACCCCCACGGGCAATCCCATTGCCCCGGTGATAAAACTGGCCACCAATACCCGCCTGGCCACCCGCATGCCGGACATCATTGACATTGATACCGGCAGCATCATCAGCGGCCAGCGCACCATCCCGCAGGTAGGCGAAGACATCCTGGAATGGATCATCCGCACGGCCAGTGGCGAGGTACAGACCAAAGCGGAGCAGCTCCACCAGGACGATTTCATTCCCTGGAAGCGCGGGGTGAGTTTGTAG
- the dapA gene encoding 4-hydroxy-tetrahydrodipicolinate synthase, whose amino-acid sequence MTLQEQLRGTGVALVTPFKANGAIDWNALEKTIQHVISGGVEYVVTLGTTGETPTLSSDEKLDIMKFTFEKVSKRVPVVVGIGDYNTADVIKRLETCPLDEAAAILSVAPYYSKPTQEGIFQHYKAIAKASPKPIILYNVPGRTGRNMTAATTLRIAKEVENVVAMKEASGDVVQCMHILKDRPRDFLVISGDDAVAMPQVATGMDGLISVAANWYAKEVSDMIRATLAGDLATARSLQYKLLDGFELMFAENNPAGIKAFMAIGGLLENAFRLPVVPVSDSLYQNIEAYMKQF is encoded by the coding sequence ATGACACTACAGGAACAACTGAGAGGTACCGGCGTAGCGCTCGTCACCCCGTTCAAGGCGAACGGCGCTATCGACTGGAATGCATTGGAGAAAACGATCCAGCATGTAATTAGCGGCGGTGTGGAATACGTGGTGACCCTCGGCACCACCGGTGAAACTCCCACCCTTTCCAGCGACGAAAAGCTGGACATCATGAAGTTCACTTTCGAAAAGGTAAGCAAGCGGGTTCCTGTGGTAGTCGGCATCGGCGATTACAACACCGCAGACGTGATCAAACGCCTGGAAACCTGCCCCCTGGACGAGGCTGCGGCCATCCTCAGTGTGGCCCCTTACTACAGCAAACCCACGCAGGAAGGTATTTTCCAGCACTATAAGGCTATCGCCAAAGCATCTCCCAAACCCATCATCCTGTACAATGTTCCGGGCCGCACCGGCCGTAACATGACCGCCGCCACTACCCTCCGCATTGCGAAGGAAGTAGAGAACGTGGTAGCCATGAAGGAAGCCAGCGGCGATGTGGTGCAGTGCATGCACATCCTCAAGGACCGCCCCAGGGACTTCCTCGTGATCAGCGGTGACGATGCCGTGGCCATGCCGCAGGTAGCCACCGGCATGGACGGCCTCATTTCCGTAGCTGCCAACTGGTACGCGAAAGAGGTATCCGACATGATCCGCGCCACCCTGGCAGGCGACCTGGCCACCGCCCGCAGCCTGCAATACAAGCTGCTGGATGGTTTTGAACTGATGTTTGCCGAAAACAATCCTGCCGGTATCAAGGCCTTCATGGCCATTGGCGGCCTGCTCGAAAACGCTTTCCGCCTGCCGGTGGTCCCCGTTTCCGACAGCCTTTATCAAAATATTGAAGCCTACATGAAGCAATTCTAA
- a CDS encoding acetyl-CoA carboxylase carboxyltransferase subunit alpha, whose product MQFLDFEKPIAELYEQLEKLKENGDKSGVDVSATVREYEQKIAATRQDLYANLTSWQRVQLSRHPERPYTLAYIERMTTNFVEIHGDRNVKDDKAMVGGFAELDGETIMFIGQQKGVNTKMRQIRNFGMANPEGYRKALRLMKLAEKFNKPIVTLIDTPGAYPGLEAEERGQGEAIARNLFEMIKLKVPVICIIIGEGASGGALGIGMGDRIFMLENSWYTVISPENCSTILWRSWNFKEKAAEELKLTSDYMSQFGLVDGVIAEPLGGAHTNVDEAAAIVKAKIKETLAELKKIDAETRITQRIDKFSGMGFYDER is encoded by the coding sequence ATGCAATTTCTAGATTTCGAAAAACCTATCGCAGAACTTTACGAACAGCTTGAAAAGCTCAAGGAAAACGGCGATAAGTCCGGCGTTGACGTCTCCGCCACCGTACGCGAATACGAACAAAAGATCGCGGCCACCCGGCAAGACCTCTACGCCAACCTCACCTCCTGGCAGCGCGTACAACTCAGCCGCCACCCCGAAAGACCTTACACACTCGCTTATATCGAAAGAATGACCACCAACTTCGTGGAGATCCACGGAGACCGCAACGTGAAAGACGACAAAGCCATGGTGGGCGGCTTCGCCGAACTGGATGGGGAAACCATCATGTTCATCGGCCAGCAAAAAGGTGTCAATACCAAAATGCGCCAGATCCGCAACTTTGGGATGGCCAACCCCGAAGGCTACCGCAAAGCCCTCCGCCTCATGAAACTGGCAGAGAAATTCAATAAGCCCATCGTTACCCTCATCGATACCCCGGGCGCCTACCCGGGCCTCGAAGCCGAGGAAAGAGGCCAGGGCGAAGCCATTGCCCGCAACCTCTTTGAAATGATCAAACTGAAGGTACCTGTGATCTGCATCATCATCGGTGAAGGCGCTTCCGGCGGTGCCCTCGGCATCGGCATGGGCGACCGCATCTTCATGCTGGAAAACAGCTGGTACACCGTGATCTCCCCGGAAAACTGCTCCACCATCCTCTGGCGCAGCTGGAACTTCAAGGAAAAAGCAGCGGAAGAACTGAAGCTCACCTCCGACTACATGAGCCAGTTTGGCCTGGTAGACGGCGTGATCGCAGAACCACTGGGTGGCGCCCACACTAACGTGGACGAAGCCGCCGCCATCGTGAAGGCCAAGATCAAGGAAACACTCGCAGAACTGAAAAAGATCGATGCCGAAACCCGCATCACGCAACGCATCGACAAGTTCTCCGGCATGGGCTTTTACGACGAACGCTAA
- a CDS encoding RHS repeat domain-containing protein produces the protein MKWLSLLIALLCLFVCRNVQAQIDVRTDPRIAPLLRQAANGQPDLVIFGRKPASNMYVNMAVLDKTSRRLYWFTCYGTAYDSVQLQETEFVQISSNAIDPFSFYRELCLENEVYLDDAVAEYRKLGKLALKDTSYNRRIIYNSVAVQSAHSTLQQLMAIEGIFKKQYLKLCLFNSLSPSLLSRNEEFLLRKSLAGKMVNKPDTTIYYSTSPLGFIAKIVLCRQDSLKMFVYGGQDHVVDSMPLKPGKYTSLLKSKDDVFLLYRGWLELQSQQVQEALLQTTALFHRQDTGLYVQTYRVENKRQLSLAEAQLKRQQQDIERKISGLMLPDKDMVAHMLQIAYPDAPTAITYLSGGIGFAYTVNYKRDEKLYELVDHRGNVMVTVSDKRTVMDNGNETISYYAADVVDASDYYPFGLLMPERSFSSANKYRYGFNGKENDNEIKGEGNQQDYGMRIYDPRVGRFLSLDPLSAQYPGLTPYQFSSNRPIDGIDIDGKEWGQSNVLDYVVGQGFTLLTNNVLRIKVINDSKIITNPDAIKTKAELFAASVEATYTNFHPPMLMPSEVTTTSVFLDYNSPSDNDGNIAYLHFDDRKTSTTTKQIGNTILTQTSLDAGETSGVVNGFVMKVGITVDGKEVSKEDLSLTFRHEAGHSLGLNHPWSLNQEEIEAFPSINQKGYLFKDKKAIHENLLNSGENPNGYLRNNNGSKLLMKQLEYINEQIKKKSLWTPEELSAPKTNATTATNKE, from the coding sequence ATGAAATGGTTATCCCTTTTGATTGCTTTGTTATGCCTGTTTGTTTGTCGAAATGTACAGGCACAAATAGATGTTAGAACTGACCCGCGTATTGCCCCACTTTTAAGACAGGCCGCTAATGGGCAGCCGGATCTGGTGATATTTGGAAGGAAGCCGGCGTCCAACATGTATGTGAACATGGCGGTGCTGGATAAGACGAGTAGGCGGCTTTACTGGTTTACTTGTTATGGCACTGCTTATGATTCTGTGCAATTACAGGAGACAGAATTTGTGCAGATTTCCTCAAATGCTATTGATCCTTTTAGTTTTTACAGGGAGCTATGCCTTGAAAATGAGGTGTATCTGGACGATGCAGTGGCGGAATACAGAAAGTTAGGTAAATTGGCTTTAAAAGATACAAGTTATAATCGCCGGATCATCTATAATTCTGTTGCTGTTCAATCTGCACATAGCACATTGCAACAGTTAATGGCCATTGAAGGCATTTTTAAAAAGCAGTATCTAAAATTATGTTTGTTTAACAGCTTATCTCCCTCATTATTATCCAGGAATGAAGAATTTCTACTTCGTAAGTCCCTTGCTGGAAAGATGGTGAATAAGCCAGATACGACTATTTATTATAGTACCTCTCCGCTGGGTTTTATTGCTAAGATTGTGTTGTGCCGGCAGGATTCTTTAAAAATGTTTGTCTATGGCGGGCAGGATCATGTTGTAGACAGTATGCCCTTGAAACCGGGGAAATATACCTCTTTGTTAAAATCGAAAGATGACGTATTCCTGCTTTATAGAGGGTGGCTGGAACTGCAAAGTCAGCAAGTGCAGGAAGCGTTACTCCAAACAACCGCCCTGTTTCATCGGCAGGATACTGGTTTGTATGTTCAAACTTACCGGGTGGAGAATAAAAGACAATTATCATTGGCTGAGGCGCAATTAAAGCGTCAACAACAGGATATTGAGCGTAAAATAAGTGGTTTGATGTTACCTGATAAGGATATGGTTGCACATATGCTTCAAATTGCTTATCCGGATGCACCTACAGCAATTACTTACTTATCTGGAGGTATAGGTTTTGCTTATACTGTGAATTACAAACGGGATGAAAAGTTATATGAACTGGTAGATCATCGTGGGAATGTAATGGTTACCGTGAGTGATAAAAGGACGGTCATGGATAATGGTAATGAAACGATATCCTACTATGCCGCGGATGTTGTTGACGCCAGCGATTATTATCCATTTGGATTATTAATGCCAGAGAGGTCGTTTAGTTCAGCTAATAAATATCGCTATGGCTTTAACGGGAAGGAGAATGATAATGAGATAAAGGGTGAAGGGAATCAGCAGGATTATGGAATGAGGATATATGATCCAAGGGTAGGCCGGTTTTTGAGCCTTGACCCTTTATCTGCACAATATCCAGGCTTAACGCCGTATCAATTTTCGAGTAACCGACCTATAGATGGAATCGATATAGATGGCAAGGAGTGGGGCCAAAGTAATGTATTGGACTATGTGGTGGGTCAAGGGTTTACTCTTTTGACAAACAATGTATTAAGGATTAAAGTTATTAATGATTCAAAAATCATCACAAACCCGGATGCAATTAAAACTAAGGCAGAACTTTTTGCAGCATCAGTTGAAGCAACATATACAAATTTTCATCCGCCAATGTTAATGCCGAGTGAAGTTACAACTACCTCGGTTTTTCTTGATTATAACTCTCCAAGCGACAATGATGGCAATATCGCCTATTTGCATTTTGATGATAGAAAGACCAGCACTACTACAAAACAAATAGGGAATACGATTTTGACTCAAACATCTCTGGACGCAGGAGAAACAAGTGGAGTAGTGAATGGGTTTGTTATGAAAGTTGGGATAACTGTCGATGGAAAAGAAGTGTCAAAAGAAGATCTAAGTCTAACATTTAGACATGAAGCAGGTCATTCTCTAGGACTGAATCATCCATGGTCACTCAATCAGGAAGAAATTGAGGCATTTCCCAGTATAAACCAGAAAGGGTATCTTTTTAAGGATAAAAAAGCTATACATGAAAATCTCTTGAATTCTGGTGAAAATCCGAATGGGTATCTTCGTAATAACAATGGGAGTAAACTTCTGATGAAGCAATTGGAATATATTAACGAACAAATAAAGAAGAAATCTTTATGGACGCCTGAGGAGCTAAGCGCACCTAAAACAAATGCTACTACTGCTACAAATAAAGAGTAA
- a CDS encoding helix-turn-helix domain-containing protein, with the protein MELHYIDPISAGELHLTLHEVNFDRLFFQRDRKDKFLTIAWNDGPAQAVTIDGIKYQFPAQTILPLMVNQTFTFENPGQIIAWQYNRNFYCIVDHDKEVSCVGFLFYGSSETMFIVLDEQQQKKLHLLLQVFMDEFEDKDAIQRDMLQVMLKRLIIIITRLAKQQYLKEQALTEDKLDVLRKFNLMVENNYRKQHTVQFYADQLNKSPKTLANYFALYNHKSPLTVIQDRIIMEAKRLLMYTDKSAKEIAYDLGYDDAAYFSNFFKKQTGFAPSDFRNAKGSLHSTEQ; encoded by the coding sequence ATGGAGCTCCACTATATCGATCCCATTTCTGCAGGTGAGTTACATCTTACCTTACATGAAGTAAACTTTGACAGGTTATTTTTCCAGCGGGATCGTAAAGACAAGTTTTTAACCATTGCCTGGAATGACGGACCTGCCCAGGCGGTTACTATAGATGGCATCAAATATCAATTTCCCGCTCAAACGATCCTGCCGCTGATGGTGAATCAGACATTTACGTTTGAAAATCCCGGGCAAATTATTGCCTGGCAATACAACCGCAATTTTTATTGCATTGTGGACCACGATAAGGAAGTCAGCTGTGTGGGTTTTTTATTTTATGGCTCATCTGAAACCATGTTCATAGTTTTGGATGAACAGCAACAAAAAAAGTTGCACCTGCTTCTCCAGGTTTTCATGGATGAGTTTGAAGACAAGGATGCCATACAGCGGGATATGCTGCAAGTGATGCTCAAGCGGTTGATCATCATTATCACCCGTTTAGCTAAGCAGCAGTATTTAAAGGAACAGGCCTTAACCGAAGACAAACTGGACGTTTTGCGTAAATTTAACCTGATGGTTGAAAATAATTACCGCAAGCAGCACACTGTACAGTTTTATGCCGATCAGCTTAATAAATCCCCCAAAACACTGGCTAACTACTTCGCTTTATACAATCACAAATCTCCGCTTACCGTGATACAAGACAGGATTATAATGGAAGCTAAGCGGCTGCTGATGTACACTGATAAATCGGCCAAGGAAATCGCTTATGACCTGGGGTATGACGATGCCGCTTATTTCAGCAACTTTTTCAAAAAGCAAACGGGTTTTGCACCGTCCGATTTCCGGAACGCTAAAGGCTCTTTGCATTCTACTGAGCAATAA
- a CDS encoding carboxymuconolactone decarboxylase family protein produces MKSFTIPTKEQVSPANQAIFDNLKGMVGFVPNLYAIFGHSDTALSDYLVLQNRKSSIRAKEREVINLVVSQVNNCSYCLSAHTQLAKMNGFTDGQILDIRRASINFDAKLDALAKLVKSTTEHRGHASAEALENFYAAGYTEANLIDVVIIIGDKIITNYLHALTNIPVDWPLAPELETATA; encoded by the coding sequence ATGAAAAGTTTCACCATTCCAACCAAAGAACAAGTATCTCCAGCTAACCAAGCTATTTTTGACAACCTGAAGGGTATGGTAGGCTTCGTGCCGAACCTGTATGCCATCTTTGGTCACTCAGATACCGCGTTGAGCGATTACCTGGTCCTTCAAAACAGAAAATCTTCTATTCGTGCTAAAGAGCGTGAAGTAATTAACCTGGTGGTTAGCCAAGTAAACAATTGTTCTTATTGCCTGAGCGCACATACGCAACTTGCCAAAATGAACGGCTTTACAGACGGGCAGATTTTGGATATCCGCAGAGCCAGTATAAATTTTGATGCTAAACTGGATGCGCTGGCCAAATTGGTAAAAAGCACTACCGAGCATCGCGGCCATGCAAGTGCAGAAGCTTTGGAAAATTTCTACGCTGCCGGTTATACAGAAGCAAACCTGATAGACGTAGTTATCATCATCGGTGATAAAATCATCACCAATTATTTGCACGCCTTAACCAACATTCCTGTCGACTGGCCTTTAGCTCCGGAATTAGAAACTGCTACTGCTTAA